The following are encoded together in the Trichocoleus sp. FACHB-46 genome:
- a CDS encoding PAS domain S-box protein, with amino-acid sequence MKTIEEIKLQAELPVLVTDEQGLIIYANEPFRAVFGWDDDEVLGQTLEVIIPRSFHDSHHLGFSRFAMTEQSKVLNHPLKLKAVKKDGTEIEAEHFITAEKLAGNWFFAAILRPLDA; translated from the coding sequence ATGAAGACAATCGAAGAAATCAAGCTTCAAGCGGAATTGCCTGTTCTAGTAACTGATGAGCAGGGACTAATCATTTACGCAAACGAGCCTTTTAGAGCGGTTTTTGGCTGGGATGACGACGAAGTGTTGGGGCAGACACTGGAAGTAATAATTCCAAGAAGCTTCCACGATTCCCACCATCTGGGCTTTTCGCGCTTTGCCATGACTGAACAGTCAAAAGTTCTCAACCACCCCCTGAAACTAAAAGCAGTCAAAAAAGATGGCACAGAGATTGAGGCTGAGCATTTTATTACGGCTGAAAAATTAGCAGGAAATTGGTTTTTTGCAGCCATACTTCGTCCCCTGGATGCCTAA
- a CDS encoding dihydrolipoamide acetyltransferase family protein, whose product MINEVFMPALSSTMTEGKIVSWTKSPGDKVERGETVLVVESDKADMDVESFYEGYLAVIMVPAGESAPVGQTIAFIAETEAEIETAKQKAGGQSATTTTNPAAVSAPADASTQARQAAIATEATVATATNGNGSSVSSGRTIVSPRARKLAKDLKVDLAGLKGSGPHGRIVAQDVEAAAGKSQPPVSGGGTVPPSPDRLVDPVPPGVGSKPKSVPISPPAPVVPGQVVPLTTLQNAVVRNMMVSLSVPTYHVGYTITTDNLDKLYKQVKSKGVTMSALLAKAVAVTLQKHPLLNASYTEQGISYPSAINISVAVAMEDGGLITPVLKNADQADLYSLSRTWKDLVDRARAKQLQPDEYNSGTFTISNLGMFGVDRFDAILPPGQGSILAIGASRPQMVATDDGLFGVKRQMQVNITCDHRIIYGAHAAAFLKDLATLIETNTQSLTL is encoded by the coding sequence ATGATCAACGAAGTTTTCATGCCTGCCCTCAGTTCTACGATGACTGAAGGAAAAATTGTTTCCTGGACTAAGTCGCCAGGTGACAAAGTTGAGAGAGGCGAAACCGTCCTAGTTGTCGAATCCGACAAGGCAGACATGGATGTGGAGTCCTTCTATGAAGGCTATCTCGCTGTGATCATGGTGCCTGCGGGTGAAAGCGCTCCGGTGGGACAAACGATCGCCTTCATTGCCGAGACAGAAGCTGAAATTGAGACAGCGAAACAGAAAGCCGGGGGTCAGTCAGCGACGACCACGACAAACCCTGCGGCTGTGTCTGCGCCTGCGGATGCCTCCACCCAAGCCCGCCAAGCAGCGATCGCGACAGAAGCTACAGTTGCAACCGCCACCAACGGTAACGGCTCCAGCGTTAGCAGTGGCCGCACCATTGTTTCTCCTCGTGCTCGCAAACTGGCAAAAGACTTAAAAGTGGATCTCGCCGGATTAAAGGGCAGTGGCCCTCACGGTCGGATCGTCGCTCAAGATGTGGAAGCGGCTGCGGGTAAATCTCAACCTCCTGTTTCTGGTGGGGGCACAGTTCCACCTTCTCCAGACAGGCTCGTAGATCCAGTTCCTCCAGGTGTAGGTTCTAAGCCTAAGTCTGTTCCAATTTCTCCACCTGCCCCTGTAGTTCCCGGTCAAGTGGTGCCGTTGACCACGCTGCAAAACGCGGTCGTCCGCAACATGATGGTGAGCCTCAGCGTCCCCACCTACCATGTTGGCTACACGATTACCACCGACAACCTAGACAAGCTTTATAAGCAAGTGAAGTCCAAAGGTGTCACTATGTCGGCTCTGCTGGCCAAAGCAGTGGCAGTGACACTACAAAAGCATCCTCTATTGAATGCCAGCTACACCGAGCAAGGCATTAGCTATCCTTCTGCGATCAATATCTCTGTTGCAGTGGCAATGGAAGATGGTGGCTTGATTACCCCTGTGCTGAAAAATGCCGATCAAGCGGATCTCTACTCGTTGTCTCGCACCTGGAAAGACTTGGTCGATCGCGCCCGTGCTAAGCAACTCCAGCCCGATGAATACAATAGCGGCACCTTCACCATTTCTAACCTGGGCATGTTTGGGGTCGATCGATTTGATGCGATTCTGCCTCCGGGCCAAGGTTCGATCCTGGCGATCGGAGCCTCTAGACCTCAAATGGTAGCAACCGATGATGGCTTGTTCGGTGTCAAACGGCAGATGCAAGTGAATATCACCTGCGATCACCGCATCATTTACGGCGCTCATGCGGCTGCTTTCTTGAAAGACTTGGCAACCTTGATTGAGACCAATACTCAGTCGTTGACGCTCTAG
- a CDS encoding ATP-binding protein, with protein sequence MVANSTDLVSKLRTTLGKMEVALGAITEAIAWTDELGRVQWSNTAFDHLIAKNRFDILGTKLINLLPLIQNGEPVSVATHPVTMAFKRQRDSTACYEFRQDNTTLVIEISCTCIHLKDADNGVVVAIRNITQRQQAEALSKRHQEQLQDLVEERTATLSFINNQLQQEVCDRQYTEAVLRESEAKNRALAEAATLQAQQLSQTLLELKQTQTQLVQSAKMSSLGQMVAGIAHEINNPVNFIYGNLTYTDQYTQNLLALLQLYQQAYPQPNSKITEFSEAIELDFLINDLPRILASMQIGAERIREIVLSLRTFARLDEAERKAVDIHAGIDSTLLILENRLKSKGRDPEITVVKKYGELPEVECYASQLNQVFMNVLSNAIDALEEQPEPRVITIKTSAVSSTAAPDKTQPLGDQSDRVIIQIHDNGPGIPEAVQAKLFEPFFTTKPTQQGTGLGLAISYQIIVDKHKGTLRCTSAPEQGTEFWIEIPLQDVAADA encoded by the coding sequence ATGGTGGCTAACTCAACTGACCTAGTCAGCAAATTGCGCACAACTCTGGGAAAGATGGAGGTGGCGCTGGGAGCAATTACAGAAGCGATCGCCTGGACTGATGAACTAGGAAGAGTTCAGTGGTCCAACACTGCATTCGATCACCTAATTGCCAAAAATCGATTTGACATTTTAGGCACTAAGCTAATCAATTTGTTGCCTTTAATCCAAAATGGCGAACCTGTTTCTGTGGCGACCCATCCAGTCACAATGGCCTTCAAACGTCAGAGGGATTCGACTGCCTGTTATGAATTTCGGCAGGATAATACCACGTTAGTTATAGAAATTTCTTGTACTTGTATTCATCTCAAAGACGCAGACAATGGTGTTGTAGTCGCGATTCGCAATATTACACAACGCCAACAAGCAGAAGCACTCTCAAAGCGACACCAAGAACAATTGCAAGACTTGGTAGAAGAGCGAACAGCAACCTTATCGTTTATTAACAACCAACTGCAACAGGAAGTTTGCGATCGCCAGTACACAGAAGCAGTCTTACGCGAAAGTGAGGCTAAAAATCGCGCCTTAGCAGAAGCTGCTACCCTCCAAGCGCAACAACTCAGCCAAACCCTACTGGAACTGAAGCAAACTCAAACCCAACTTGTTCAAAGTGCCAAAATGTCCAGCTTGGGCCAAATGGTGGCTGGCATCGCTCATGAAATTAACAATCCCGTCAACTTCATCTACGGCAACTTAACTTACACCGATCAATACACGCAGAACTTGTTGGCTTTGCTGCAACTTTATCAGCAAGCTTATCCCCAACCTAACTCCAAAATTACCGAATTTAGTGAAGCGATCGAACTCGATTTTTTAATCAACGATCTGCCGAGAATCTTAGCTTCGATGCAGATTGGGGCCGAACGGATTCGGGAAATTGTTTTGTCACTAAGGACATTTGCGCGACTGGATGAAGCAGAACGCAAGGCTGTGGATATTCATGCTGGAATCGACAGTACTTTGTTGATTTTGGAAAATCGGCTGAAGTCCAAGGGACGCGATCCAGAAATTACCGTAGTTAAAAAATATGGCGAATTGCCTGAGGTGGAGTGTTACGCCAGCCAACTCAACCAAGTATTTATGAATGTGCTCAGTAATGCAATCGATGCTTTAGAAGAGCAACCCGAACCGCGAGTCATCACGATCAAAACCTCAGCAGTAAGCTCAACGGCTGCACCTGACAAGACTCAACCGTTGGGCGATCAGAGCGATCGCGTGATTATCCAAATTCATGACAATGGCCCAGGCATCCCAGAAGCAGTTCAGGCAAAACTATTTGAGCCATTCTTTACCACTAAACCCACGCAGCAAGGGACTGGTTTAGGTTTAGCCATCAGCTACCAAATTATTGTAGATAAACACAAAGGAACGCTCCGATGTACTTCAGCACCGGAGCAAGGCACAGAATTTTGGATCGAAATTCCGCTTCAGGACGTGGCTGCGGATGCCTAA
- a CDS encoding DUF427 domain-containing protein, producing the protein MAKAVWNGAVLAESNNCEVVENNYYFPPDAINREFFKESSTHTTCPWKGVASYYNVEVEGQVNKDAAWYYPEAKQAAKNIEGYVAFWRGVKVEA; encoded by the coding sequence ATGGCAAAAGCAGTTTGGAACGGTGCAGTCCTCGCCGAAAGTAACAATTGCGAAGTGGTAGAGAACAACTACTACTTCCCCCCAGATGCCATCAATCGCGAATTCTTTAAAGAAAGTTCAACTCATACCACTTGTCCTTGGAAAGGTGTAGCCAGCTACTACAACGTTGAAGTAGAAGGCCAAGTGAACAAAGACGCGGCTTGGTACTATCCAGAGGCGAAGCAGGCTGCCAAAAATATTGAAGGCTATGTCGCCTTTTGGCGCGGTGTCAAAGTCGAGGCGTAA
- a CDS encoding zinc-binding dehydrogenase — MKAILMTAPGSPEVLQLQEVPDLAIQKPTELLVRLKAAGINPIDTKLRQRGTFFPDQMPAILGCDGAGVVEAVGAEVQRFQVGDEVYFCNGGLGGHPGNYAELATIDEKFAARKPRSLSFEEAAAAPLVLLTAWEALFDRCNLQPGQRVLVHAGAGGVGHVAVQLAVIKGARVCSTVGTEEKARLVRQLGAELAILYQQTDFVQAVMDWTEGEGVNIAFDTVGGSNFFKSLEAVKVYGEAVTILDFDTANANWKTARMRNLRVSQELMLTPMLQGLVAAQQHQAEILEACATLFDEGKLKIHLQQALPLAEAATAHRLLEAGSMTGKLVLVI; from the coding sequence GTGAAAGCAATTTTGATGACAGCCCCTGGAAGCCCGGAGGTCTTGCAACTTCAGGAAGTGCCTGATTTAGCAATTCAAAAACCCACCGAGCTATTAGTGCGGCTCAAAGCTGCTGGCATCAACCCAATCGACACCAAATTGCGACAACGAGGCACGTTTTTCCCAGACCAAATGCCCGCAATTTTGGGATGCGATGGCGCTGGAGTGGTTGAGGCTGTGGGTGCAGAAGTCCAACGGTTTCAGGTGGGCGATGAAGTGTACTTCTGCAACGGCGGCTTGGGTGGGCATCCGGGCAACTATGCGGAGTTGGCAACGATTGATGAGAAATTTGCGGCTCGCAAGCCTCGTTCACTCAGTTTTGAAGAAGCAGCGGCGGCTCCTTTGGTACTACTTACGGCTTGGGAAGCATTGTTCGATCGCTGCAATTTGCAACCAGGGCAGCGGGTGCTAGTGCACGCAGGTGCGGGAGGCGTTGGTCATGTGGCAGTACAACTAGCGGTAATTAAGGGAGCGCGAGTTTGCAGCACAGTAGGCACCGAAGAAAAAGCTCGTCTGGTGCGGCAGTTGGGGGCTGAGTTGGCAATTTTGTATCAGCAGACTGACTTTGTCCAAGCGGTGATGGATTGGACCGAGGGCGAAGGAGTAAATATTGCCTTTGATACGGTGGGAGGCAGCAACTTCTTCAAATCCCTAGAGGCGGTCAAGGTGTATGGAGAAGCCGTGACGATTCTGGATTTTGACACTGCCAACGCTAACTGGAAGACAGCCAGAATGCGGAATTTGCGGGTCAGCCAAGAACTGATGCTGACCCCAATGCTGCAAGGGTTAGTAGCGGCTCAGCAACATCAAGCCGAAATTCTAGAAGCCTGTGCGACTTTATTTGATGAGGGCAAGCTGAAAATTCATTTGCAACAAGCCTTGCCTTTGGCTGAAGCGGCTACGGCTCACCGCTTGCTGGAAGCTGGCTCCATGACAGGCAAATTAGTTTTGGTGATTTAG
- a CDS encoding YlqD family protein translates to MDVSNSQLLLKRAITVKAIVTPRWKEEAQQQLQAQINQLDSQLQQLEMQGQRMIAEIQKQSLQPPGPQTVQQIDNIQIQVNQKKSELLEQKNQVLQQLQQVQMLELNQEVSQGQIESFFRIEPGDNLVEKMQVEVLLRDGIVEEIRGDV, encoded by the coding sequence ATGGACGTCTCCAATTCACAATTACTCCTGAAACGAGCCATTACAGTTAAAGCGATCGTCACCCCCCGGTGGAAGGAGGAAGCTCAGCAGCAACTCCAGGCGCAAATTAATCAACTTGACAGCCAATTGCAACAGTTGGAAATGCAAGGGCAGCGGATGATTGCTGAAATTCAAAAGCAAAGTCTGCAACCCCCTGGCCCTCAAACAGTGCAGCAGATTGACAATATTCAAATTCAGGTCAATCAAAAGAAAAGTGAGCTGCTAGAGCAAAAAAACCAAGTGCTCCAGCAGTTGCAGCAAGTGCAAATGCTAGAACTCAACCAAGAAGTGAGCCAAGGCCAAATCGAAAGCTTCTTCCGGATCGAGCCGGGTGATAACTTGGTTGAAAAGATGCAAGTTGAGGTTTTATTGCGGGATGGCATCGTCGAAGAAATTCGGGGCGATGTCTAA
- a CDS encoding BON domain-containing protein → MGWLQRLFGVKKPQNPQQAINATPAPQAAPQSAPAGQSYAAPSATEATPPERVGLNGEYDQSGLAKRVALAFDEDDQLDDIETLYVAQTGGTVVLKGKVPSQDILNRMVSVARNVSGATGVETDQVTIG, encoded by the coding sequence ATGGGTTGGTTACAAAGACTGTTTGGCGTTAAGAAGCCTCAAAATCCTCAGCAGGCAATTAATGCAACTCCTGCACCCCAAGCAGCGCCCCAAAGCGCACCCGCAGGACAATCCTACGCTGCCCCTTCTGCAACTGAAGCAACTCCCCCCGAGCGAGTGGGCCTGAATGGCGAGTACGACCAGAGTGGTCTAGCAAAGCGTGTCGCTCTAGCATTTGACGAAGATGACCAATTGGATGACATTGAGACGCTGTATGTCGCTCAGACTGGCGGCACCGTCGTACTGAAGGGCAAAGTACCCAGCCAAGATATTCTCAATAGAATGGTTTCAGTCGCTAGAAACGTTAGCGGTGCGACTGGCGTAGAAACTGACCAAGTCACGATAGGCTAA
- a CDS encoding pentapeptide repeat-containing protein, translating to MRWLFGNCWEHRSERAIASRFIRKIICLLLLCSLLLGLLWPQPSWAAAPLERTLLTLDLLQERLRSPAQSEGIRTIDLRRLDIDLRPENAMFRDQFYRLLQTQLQRAGSPLGLDLSYSVIQGEFAGNQLGLRAPMYGQALSPIFTTAEQEQLRRDRRRLSRLSELSRSLITTPNVGTQALAPLQIAVFRGPLKLAQTRFVGAANFSNTFFLNRVEAQGTWFGQEADWSGTRFSQPSSFAGTIFNQEARFRSSIFFERAGFNQSQFQGLVNFQSSEFQGTANFSQAMFRQFANFSRVQWQGNADLAQTRWQEVAQFNKGRFVQSCFLTEAEFEQPVSFREVQFSRPVNLRGASILEQADFSDAGFSKAAYLNVPGLKFDADHAKFLGNPGQIGRSLSVPVLQGNESLLRNLVRNFRQLEQISDANQIEYKTESLRLQELRQRLLGTNINTASVPRLVKIGFSAAQAEAIVQRRVEQPFRALTELLTLDSIDLADYIKIRDRAIAADSRNCVGWVLDGLHWLCLSLLLLLSRYGTNFWLVFGVEIVAIAYFGVLFWLIDRLRRLRPKPIVPTLYETIAVLSSFSVLSLGGLVTIFQTSDRPWLTLACLAVVIVPVPLLLLGRLYQQGRYHNLMDVSYFVEEGSLRQLRLLIGRMPIMPRFPLFQERYVPLLWDRRWNWLNYYDFSFNNLLRFGFNDIRLRDRDMPGLITTLVWYQWSLGILFIALLLWTLSRTIPGLNLLIYFK from the coding sequence TTGCGCTGGCTATTTGGGAATTGCTGGGAGCATCGTTCTGAAAGGGCGATCGCCTCCCGATTCATTCGTAAAATCATTTGTTTATTGCTGCTGTGCAGTCTGTTGCTAGGGCTGCTCTGGCCGCAGCCAAGTTGGGCCGCTGCCCCACTAGAACGAACCCTCCTAACCTTAGATCTGTTGCAGGAACGGTTGCGATCGCCAGCCCAAAGTGAGGGGATTCGCACAATTGATTTGCGCCGCCTCGACATTGATCTGCGACCAGAAAATGCCATGTTTCGCGATCAGTTTTACCGTTTGTTGCAAACTCAGTTGCAGCGGGCTGGATCGCCTTTAGGGTTGGATTTGAGCTATTCCGTGATTCAAGGAGAGTTTGCGGGTAACCAGTTGGGGCTAAGAGCGCCGATGTATGGGCAGGCGTTATCTCCCATTTTTACTACGGCTGAGCAAGAGCAACTACGACGCGATCGCCGTCGTTTATCTCGATTGAGTGAACTGTCGCGATCGCTGATCACCACTCCCAACGTTGGCACCCAAGCTCTGGCTCCCTTACAAATTGCCGTATTCCGCGGCCCACTGAAGCTGGCTCAGACTCGCTTTGTGGGAGCGGCAAATTTTAGTAATACCTTCTTTCTCAACCGGGTGGAGGCGCAAGGCACCTGGTTTGGTCAAGAAGCTGATTGGTCGGGCACCCGTTTCAGCCAGCCCAGCAGTTTCGCCGGAACTATTTTTAATCAAGAAGCTCGCTTTCGCAGCAGTATTTTTTTCGAGCGCGCTGGGTTTAATCAGTCGCAGTTTCAAGGACTCGTTAACTTCCAAAGTAGTGAATTTCAGGGCACAGCTAACTTTAGCCAAGCCATGTTTCGGCAATTTGCCAATTTCAGTCGTGTGCAGTGGCAAGGAAATGCAGACTTGGCCCAAACTCGCTGGCAAGAAGTGGCTCAGTTTAATAAAGGTCGATTCGTGCAGTCCTGTTTTCTCACGGAAGCGGAATTTGAGCAGCCTGTGAGCTTCCGGGAAGTGCAATTTAGTCGTCCTGTAAATCTGCGGGGGGCGAGTATTCTGGAGCAAGCCGACTTTAGCGATGCGGGCTTTAGTAAAGCGGCTTACCTGAATGTGCCAGGGTTAAAGTTTGATGCCGACCATGCCAAGTTTCTCGGTAATCCGGGCCAGATTGGGCGATCGCTCTCGGTTCCAGTGCTGCAAGGCAATGAAAGCTTATTGCGGAACTTGGTGCGAAACTTTCGCCAACTAGAACAAATTAGTGATGCCAATCAAATTGAATACAAAACCGAATCTTTGCGACTGCAAGAACTACGGCAACGACTTTTAGGGACGAATATCAACACTGCCTCTGTGCCCCGTCTGGTCAAGATTGGTTTTTCTGCGGCTCAAGCCGAAGCGATCGTCCAACGCCGAGTCGAGCAACCCTTCCGCGCCCTCACAGAACTGCTCACCCTCGACAGCATTGACCTGGCTGACTATATCAAGATTCGCGATCGCGCCATAGCCGCCGATTCCCGCAACTGTGTGGGGTGGGTGTTAGATGGATTGCACTGGCTCTGCCTCAGCTTGCTGTTGTTGTTGAGCCGATATGGCACCAATTTCTGGTTGGTGTTTGGTGTCGAAATTGTGGCGATCGCTTACTTTGGCGTGCTGTTTTGGCTGATCGATCGCTTGCGACGGTTGCGGCCCAAACCCATCGTGCCAACTCTTTACGAAACGATCGCGGTGCTCAGTAGCTTCAGTGTGTTGTCCTTAGGCGGGCTGGTGACGATTTTTCAAACCTCCGATCGCCCTTGGCTCACCTTAGCTTGCCTCGCCGTCGTGATTGTGCCAGTTCCTCTTTTGCTCTTGGGACGGTTGTACCAGCAGGGACGCTACCACAACTTAATGGATGTCAGCTATTTTGTCGAAGAAGGTAGCTTGCGGCAATTGCGCCTCCTAATTGGGCGGATGCCAATCATGCCCCGCTTCCCGTTGTTCCAGGAGCGCTACGTGCCGCTACTCTGGGATCGCCGCTGGAATTGGCTGAACTATTACGACTTCAGCTTCAACAACCTGCTGCGCTTTGGATTTAATGACATTCGTCTGCGCGATCGCGATATGCCTGGTTTAATTACGACCCTCGTTTGGTATCAGTGGAGCCTAGGCATCCTCTTCATTGCCTTGCTGCTTTGGACCCTATCGCGTACCATTCCGGGGCTAAACCTATTGATTTACTTCAAATAG
- a CDS encoding long-chain fatty acid--CoA ligase: MNPPNAPSLHLTEPERANLKRLVDYQAVESLPAIWPIVAQKFGSIVALKDPHAKPEVSLTYAQVYQQMQHFAAGLQALGVEVGDRVGLISDNSPRWFVADQGIMTAGAANAVRSSQADREELLFILADSGSTALVVENQATLKKLRSGLDGLAVRTVVLLSDEEPPVDETLKVLNFSQLLELGANHSLQPVQQNRETLATLIYTSGTTGRPKGAMLSHGNLLHQATMLGAVVPPQPGNIVLSILPSWHAYERAFEYFVLAQGCTQVYTSIRHVKQDLKTYKPQYMVGVPRLWESIYEGVQKQFREQPASKQRLINSFLAASQKYIAAQRIIQGLSLEHPHPSAVERLAAAAKAAALAPVHALGDRLVYRQVREATGGKIEFLVSGGGSFAKHLDNFFEIIGVTVLQGYGLTETSPVTNVRRPWRNLKGASGQPVPGTEIRIVDPETRKPLPPGKRGLVLIRGRQVMQGYYNNPQATAKAIDPEGWFDSGDLGWVTDENDLVLTGRAKDTIVLTSGENIEPQPIEDACIRSPYIDQIMVVGQDQRSLGALVVPNLDALQLWATQQNLSLNLPDQPASTNPSGASAIALDDKRIQDLFRQELNREVQNRPGYRPDDRVGPFRLIVEPFSVENGMMTQTLKIRRPVVMERYQGMIDGMFA, from the coding sequence ATGAACCCTCCTAATGCACCTAGCCTCCATCTAACTGAGCCAGAGCGAGCTAACCTCAAGCGCTTAGTGGACTATCAAGCTGTTGAGTCTTTGCCAGCGATTTGGCCAATTGTGGCTCAGAAATTTGGCTCAATTGTGGCCTTAAAAGATCCTCATGCCAAACCGGAAGTGTCGCTGACTTACGCGCAGGTATATCAGCAAATGCAGCACTTTGCCGCAGGGTTGCAGGCATTAGGGGTAGAAGTGGGCGATCGCGTGGGCCTAATCTCCGACAACAGCCCCCGTTGGTTTGTGGCGGATCAAGGCATCATGACGGCTGGAGCAGCCAATGCCGTGCGGAGTTCTCAAGCAGACCGTGAAGAACTTTTGTTTATTCTGGCTGATAGCGGCAGCACCGCGTTGGTCGTTGAGAATCAAGCCACTCTCAAGAAACTACGCTCTGGACTGGATGGGTTGGCAGTTCGAACCGTGGTGCTACTTTCCGACGAGGAGCCACCTGTTGATGAAACGCTCAAAGTCTTGAACTTTTCTCAACTACTAGAGCTGGGTGCCAATCACTCGTTACAACCGGTGCAGCAAAATCGCGAAACCTTGGCTACCTTGATCTATACATCCGGTACGACAGGCAGGCCAAAGGGAGCCATGCTCAGTCATGGGAATTTGTTGCATCAAGCCACCATGCTAGGGGCCGTTGTGCCGCCACAGCCCGGTAATATTGTGCTGAGCATCTTACCTAGCTGGCATGCTTATGAGCGAGCTTTTGAGTACTTTGTTTTAGCTCAGGGTTGCACTCAGGTTTACACCAGCATCCGTCACGTTAAGCAAGATCTGAAAACATACAAACCCCAATATATGGTGGGAGTGCCCCGTCTGTGGGAGTCGATTTATGAAGGGGTACAGAAACAGTTTCGCGAGCAACCAGCGAGTAAGCAAAGGCTGATCAACTCGTTCCTGGCGGCTAGCCAAAAATACATTGCCGCTCAGCGCATTATCCAGGGCCTGAGCCTAGAGCATCCCCATCCTTCGGCGGTTGAACGCTTAGCAGCCGCTGCAAAAGCTGCCGCTCTGGCTCCGGTTCATGCCTTGGGCGATCGCCTGGTTTATCGCCAAGTTCGAGAGGCCACTGGCGGCAAAATCGAGTTTTTGGTGAGTGGAGGTGGGTCTTTTGCCAAGCACCTTGACAACTTCTTTGAAATTATTGGAGTCACCGTTTTGCAGGGCTATGGCCTTACAGAAACCTCACCTGTAACCAATGTGCGGCGGCCTTGGCGCAATCTTAAAGGTGCCTCTGGTCAGCCCGTACCAGGGACGGAGATTCGCATTGTAGACCCAGAAACTCGTAAACCTCTACCTCCTGGAAAGCGGGGTTTGGTGCTGATTCGGGGGCGGCAAGTCATGCAGGGGTATTACAACAATCCGCAGGCGACCGCTAAAGCGATTGACCCGGAAGGGTGGTTTGATAGCGGCGACTTAGGCTGGGTGACGGATGAAAATGATTTGGTGCTGACGGGACGCGCCAAAGACACGATTGTCTTGACTAGTGGTGAAAACATCGAACCGCAACCGATTGAAGATGCTTGCATCCGCAGCCCATACATTGATCAAATTATGGTGGTTGGACAAGACCAGCGATCGCTGGGTGCCCTAGTCGTGCCTAACTTGGATGCTCTACAACTATGGGCCACTCAGCAAAACCTATCTCTCAACTTGCCTGATCAACCCGCTAGCACCAATCCGTCCGGGGCTTCGGCGATCGCCCTCGACGACAAACGCATTCAAGATTTATTCCGCCAAGAACTGAATCGGGAAGTGCAGAACCGCCCAGGGTATCGCCCTGATGATCGAGTGGGGCCATTCCGCCTAATTGTGGAACCCTTCTCGGTCGAGAATGGCATGATGACGCAAACCTTGAAGATTCGGCGACCCGTTGTGATGGAGCGCTATCAAGGTATGATCGACGGGATGTTTGCCTGA
- the ilvN gene encoding acetolactate synthase small subunit yields MKHTLSVLVEDEAGVLTRIAGLFARRGFNIESLAVGPAEQMGVSRITMVVPGDDNSIEQLTKQLYKLINVIKVQDITEVPCVERELMLLKVNAVSSNRSEIVELAQIFRARVVDVAEDAITLEVVGDPGKMVAIVQVLNKFGIREIARTGKIALTRESGVNTEYLKSLEAKL; encoded by the coding sequence ATGAAACATACCCTTTCTGTTCTGGTTGAAGATGAAGCGGGAGTTCTAACCCGCATTGCTGGTCTGTTTGCCCGTCGGGGTTTTAACATTGAAAGCTTAGCCGTAGGCCCAGCCGAGCAGATGGGAGTCTCTCGAATTACGATGGTGGTTCCGGGTGATGACAACAGCATTGAGCAGCTCACTAAGCAACTCTACAAGCTGATCAATGTCATCAAGGTGCAGGATATTACCGAAGTGCCTTGTGTTGAACGAGAGCTGATGCTGCTGAAGGTGAACGCGGTTAGTTCCAATCGTTCGGAGATTGTGGAACTGGCGCAAATCTTCCGGGCGCGGGTGGTAGATGTGGCGGAAGATGCCATCACCTTAGAAGTTGTGGGCGATCCGGGCAAAATGGTGGCGATCGTGCAAGTGTTGAACAAATTTGGCATTCGCGAAATTGCCCGCACCGGAAAAATTGCCTTAACTCGCGAGTCGGGAGTCAATACTGAATACTTGAAGTCTCTCGAAGCCAAGCTTTAG
- a CDS encoding HAD-IA family hydrolase has product MSVIIFDFDGTLADTLEAIVAITNRLAIEFGYKTVNSEEVKKLQNLSSQEIIRYSKIPLLKLPFLMRRVKNELKQEIPHLKPIHGIQEALWALKQDGNRLGIVTSNAESNVLTFLKHHGLYELFDFVHSGSSLFGKNKVLSRLLLQKQINPNTVIYVGDETRDIEAAKQVKIKSVAVSWGFNSRQALARQNPDFLIGQPDELLAIAQSLRASK; this is encoded by the coding sequence GTGTCAGTGATTATTTTCGATTTCGATGGAACTTTGGCCGATACACTAGAGGCGATCGTGGCAATCACTAATCGCCTAGCCATAGAATTTGGTTACAAAACCGTCAATTCTGAAGAAGTCAAAAAACTTCAGAACTTAAGTTCTCAAGAAATCATTAGATATTCAAAAATTCCGCTCTTAAAGCTGCCTTTTTTAATGCGTCGAGTTAAAAATGAGCTAAAACAAGAAATTCCTCATCTAAAACCAATTCACGGTATTCAAGAAGCTTTATGGGCGTTGAAGCAAGATGGAAATCGGCTTGGCATCGTCACCTCTAATGCTGAGAGCAACGTTTTAACCTTCTTGAAGCATCACGGCTTATATGAGCTATTTGATTTCGTGCATTCAGGAAGCAGCTTGTTCGGCAAAAATAAGGTTTTAAGTCGGCTGCTATTACAAAAACAAATTAACCCCAATACTGTCATCTACGTGGGTGACGAAACGCGAGATATTGAAGCAGCCAAACAAGTCAAGATTAAGTCCGTGGCTGTAAGTTGGGGATTTAATTCCAGGCAAGCTTTAGCGAGACAAAATCCTGATTTCTTGATTGGTCAACCAGACGAATTGTTAGCGATCGCTCAATCTTTACGAGCCTCAAAATAG